GGGACTGGGGCTGGCCGTGACATTTGTTTTGACCATCACTTCGGCGCTGAACTATGTAGTCTTTTTTTATGTTTTGGAGCCATTGGGCATTGAATACCTGCGCTATATCGCATTCATTATCGTGATTGCGGCGGCGGTGCAGTTGCTGGAGATGATCATCGAGCGAATTTCAGAGCCATTGTACATCAACCTGGGGATTTTTCTGCCGCTGATCACGGTCAATTGTGCTATCCTGGGCGTGTCGCTGTTTATGGTCATCCGAAAATACACGTTCATTCAAAGCGTGCTGTTCGGCGCAGGCAGCGGGCTGGGCTGGCTGCTGGCGATTCTGGCGCTGGCAGGAATTCGGCAGCGATTGAACGAGAGTAAAATTCCCGCAGGATTGCGGGGGCCTGGGATTGTGCTAATTATTTCTGGGATCATGGCCATGGCGTTCATTGGGTTTTCAGGGATTGTGCAGATACAATGAAAAATTCCAAATCCCAAAAACAAATCTCAAATAAATTTCAAAAATCAATTATCAAATTTAAAACTTCTTGAGTAACTGGGAAATTGGACAATTTGGCGATTGGGTTGTTGGGAAATGTAGGAAGGCGATGATTGATTGTTCGGGTGATTAAGGTGATCAAATCATGGAAAAGAATGATTTGGCCTTCCGAAAAATAGGCACGGAATCAAAATGAAAAAGTTATTTGTCTGCTTTGCGATCATTTCGGTGATCAGCTTCTGCAGAAATGAAAAAAATCCTGTGAAGCCTGGTCTTTATGATGGCTTTGCCATCTACACCCTGGCCGATAGCACCGTGACGGCTACCGATGCAGCACAAAAACCTCTCGATTTGTTAAGCCTTGCCGACAAGCCGCTTGTTGAAGATAGCGACCTGGAATATTATCAATGGAGTGACCATACCTTTTCGTTAAGATCTGAAGCCAATGAAAGGGTCAGACAACTGGCCAAGTCACGGCCGACAGTTTTTGGTATCCCCTTCATTGTGATGGCCAATAAGGAGCGGATCTATCTGGGGGCGTTCTGGTACGCTTTTTCATCCGTCGCTCCATTTTTCCCAACGATTGAGGTTACAGGCTATATGCTCCAGGACTATGGCTCTACTGTTTTGAAGATTAAAAAATCATGGGTCGAAGGCCAGCCTGATGTGCGGAATGATGCTCGGATTTATCAGGCGTTGAAAAAGGCGGGAGTGTTGATACCGTGAGGCTTAATTTCCAAATTCCAAACCTGTCCGACAACTGGCCATAGGCGTCAACTTAAGCGGCTACTCAAGGAGGCGCTGTCATTCTGAGGAGCGAAGCGACGAAGAATCCCTTCAATAAACGCACCTACTTTCGTTAAATCAAGAGATTCTTCGCTCTCCGCCAGTTGGCGGATCGCTCAGAATGACATTGCACTTCTAATTTGACGCCAATTGACAACTGGCGGATAAATTTCAATATTCAATTTCAAAACTGATTGGATAATTAGGCAAATAGGTAATTTGGTAATTGGGAGATTGGGAATCGATCGCTATGACGTATTTTTGATTAATGCACACTGTTTGTTTCGGTCATTAAATATTGAAGTTTGAGATTTATTTGGAATTTGGAAATTGGGTTTTGAAATTTATGTTAAAATGAGGAATTATGTTTTTAAAAATCATCATCGCTACGCTATCGATGGCAGGCATTAGTGCGCTGCTTTCTATTCTACTGGTGATCGCTGAACATTATCTGGCCAATTATGGGGATTGCAAGATTACGATCAATGGCCAAAAAGAACTGATTGTCAAGGGTGGCTCATCGCTGCTGGCAAGTTTGGGCCGAGAAAAGATCTTTTTGCCCTCAGCCTGCGGCGGACGGGGAACCTGTGCTTATTGCAAATGCAAAGTGCTGGAAGGAGTCGGGCCAATTTTGCCCACGGAGGAACCGCTATTATCCCTTGAGGAACGAAAGAACAACATTCGTCTTTCCTGCCAGGTCAAAGTCAAAAGGGACATGAAAATTGAAATCCCCGAAGAGCTGTTCAATATCAAAGAGTTCAAGACCAGGGTGGCGTTCATCAAGGATTTAACGCATGACATCAAGTTGATCCGATTTGACTTGATTGAGCCCAATGAGATCAATTTTAGGGCAGGGCAGTATGTCCAGTTGGAAACTCAGCCGTACGATGGCGTCAAAGAGGTGGTACAGCGGGCGTATTCGATGTGCTCGCCTGCGTATGAGAAGCATTATGTGGAGTTGATGATTCGTCTCGTGCCCGAGGGGATTTGTACCACCTGGGTCTTCAAGCATTTGAAGGAGGGCGATATCGTGCGATTGATTGGGCCCATGGGCGATTTTCATCTGCACGAGGGGGATGGTGAGATCGTGATGGTGGCAGGCGGCTCGGGCATGGCACCGATGGTGTCGTTGTTGGCGGATATGGCAAAAAACAAAGAGACTCGGAAAATCACTTACTTTTTTGGGGCGCTGGCAAAGAAGGATATGTTTTATGTAGAGGAAATGAAGGAATTCGAGCGACAGCTCCCCAATTTTAAATTTATCCCTGCGCTCTCAGCACCCGAGCCTGGCGATGATTGGGATGGAGAAATCGGATTGATCACTGTTCCACTGGAAAAGCATCTGAAACAGATCGACACAAGCAAAGCCCAAGGATACTTGTGCGGCAGCCCTGGTATGATCAATGCTTGCACGGCGGTCATGAAAAAATACGGCATCACCTCGGATCGGATTTTCTTTGATCCGTTTGGATAATTAAGATGTAGTCCTCTTTCAAAGTGGGCTATATCTTATCGCTCCAACGGATTTTATTTTCTACTAGTGAAAAAGCAGCGACGAATAATTTATTTAAAAAATCAGCCGTAGTTCTATCATCCGAGGGCAAATTATTTATTAGTTCTCTTTTTGTATTTGAAACTTCCATCTTGCAATATAATCTATTTTATCACCGAAAATGAGGATGCGACGAGATGAGCTCTCCCAAAAGTGAAAACAAATCATCTAACCAAACAAATCTAGGATATTTGCTTATTCAAGTTGTGTTAATTGTTATAGGAGTGCTTCTGGGGCTGGCAGCCAATGAGTGGCGTGTGGCACGTGCCGAGAAGGCTCAGGCAAAAAATGCGCTTCGCTACATTAAAGATGAACTGCAACGCAATAAAGAGCACGTCGCCAAAATCCTTCCATATCACACCAAATTGAGTGATACGCTAAAAGTATTTGCCGCAACGCTCTCTATGAATAAAAGAAAATTATCATTCTCAGATTTATACCGAGCAATGCCCAGCGGATTTGGCATTCCATTATTAGAAAAAACAGGGTGGCAGCTTGCCAATCAAACGGGGGCTATTGATCACATGGATTATGATCTTGCAGTATCGTTGTCAAAACTATATGCAGTGCAGGATTTCATCCAGGCAAAATATCTTAAAGTCGGAGACAACTTTTACGTTGCTGGTAATATTAATTTAAAAGATATGAGCGGCTTGATTATTAGTTTGGCGTTGCTGGCGAATGATATTCTTATTAATGAGCAGGAGCTTTCAGAATTATATGAGGCGATGATCAAGAAGCTGTGAAGATGTCAGAAAAGATGTAGCCCACTTTGAAAGTGGACTACATCTTTCAAGATTTTCCCAACGGATTGAAACAACCCAACTGATGAAATTAAATTTAAATCTCCGTTATGCTGTTTCAATCAGTTGGATAGAAAAACGTCAGCATCTCATATCCAAAAGATTAAAATCATCATTGGAGTCAAAACATGAAACCTACCCCACTCGAAACCAAACTGCTCGATAGTTTCAAACCAGGCAAAATCACCAATGACGGCTTTTAAATGACGGTAATCGAAATGTTCATGATTTTAAAATTAATTGATATGAAAAGGAAATAGATATGATTTCAAAAAAACAAATCGATTCATTGGTCAATATCATAATTAAAAAATTTAATCCTCAAAAAATCTTTTTGTTCGGCTCCTATGCTTATGGCAATCCTGCAATGGAGAGCGATCTTGACCTTTGCATTATTACTAAGCTTGGAGGGAAAAGAAAAATCGAATTAATACGAGACATTCGAAAAGAAATAAGAGGCTATTTTCAATTCCCGCTGGATATTCTTGTTTATGATTACATCGAGTTTCAGCAGCGATCATCGCTTCCTAACACATTGGAATATAAAATATCAAAACAAGGAATTCTGATCAATGGATAAATTCCAGATTGTCCAGGAGTGGTTTGATATTGCTGATACAGATTTAGCATCTGCTAAATATTTGCAATCCATGCATCCCATTCCCATCGAAATAATTTGTTACCATTGCCAACAATCCGCTGAAAAATATTTAAAAGGTTTCTTGGCGTGGAATGAACATGAAGTAATTAAAACCCATGATTTGGTTTTGCTAAACCAATTATGTCTCAGTTATGATGAAGGATTCAAATCAATTGAAGAGGAATGCTTGCGATTAACTGATTATGCTGTGAATGTCCGATATCCTTATCCGATGGATTTGAATGAAACCGATATGAAATTGGCGATCAAAGATGCGGAGAAAATAAAAGAGTTCGTTCTAAATAAAGTTAGGTCAGCAAGTCCAAACTAAAATGTAACATATCGGACCAGGCGATGCATTTCATCTTCATTCCCAGCGAATTCAAACAACCCAACTGATAAGAGTCTCAGGACAAAATCCGTTATGCTGTTTCAATCAGTTGGATAGAAAAACGTCAGCATCTCATATCCAAAAGATTAAAATCATCATTGGAGTCAAAACATGAAACCTACCCCACTCGAAACCAAACTGCTCAATAATTTCAAACCAGGCAAAATCACCAAAGACGGCTTTCTGGGCGAGGACACCCGACATGTGCACGACATCATTCAGGAAGATTTGCTCACGCTCTCCCGCCTGGGCGTAGAGGCGGAAGCCATTGCTGATCGGCTCCAATATTTTATTGAAGAAGGAAAAAAAGGATTGGAGACGAAGGTCGATCTGGGCGATTTTACGGTTCAAATTTCCTGGGATCGGGGACTGCTGCCCTGTCCCTTTGGCGAGCCGAGACGGCAACACAAAATTATCGCCACGCTGGTCAATAAAAAATTGAACAAAGAAATCAAATATTCTCAGTTGAATGTGCACATGATCAAAGAACATGGTTTTTTTGAGGGGAAGGGGAGCACCTTTCGGTTGGAGCCTGAGGAACTGGTTCAGGTATTAGAATTGAAGCGTGCTTAATATCTAAATTCCAGATCTCAAAAAACAAATTCCAAATAAATTCCAATGAACAAAATGTCAAATTCCAATCAGAAAGATGGTTCGGACGCTGGCCTTTGTCCTGAGTATGATCTAGCAGAGCGATTAAAAAAATGAAGTTCGTGGGAAATATCCCGAACGGTTTCGTGCAGGTACGAATTTAGTTTTGCTCGAACCTGATATTGCCAGAGCTTTTCCTACTGACAAATCAGTTAATGAAGCTTTACGTCTAGTAATCCAATTAACCAGAATTCCCAATCATAAAAAACGAGTAGCATTACGGTAAGTCAATTAATATATGGCCAATCAATTCCAAAAATTCCTTGCTGTCATTGAGGCGCTCAATAAATTTGAGGTTGAATATGTTCTGGTGGGCGGCGTCGCTGTGATTCTTCATGGCCTGGAGCGATTAACTCGGGACATCGATATTTTTGTCGAGGATTCCGCTACAAATATTGATCGGCTCAAAATGGCGCTGCGTTCGCTTTATGATGAT
This genomic stretch from candidate division KSB1 bacterium harbors:
- a CDS encoding FAD-binding oxidoreductase, with amino-acid sequence MFLKIIIATLSMAGISALLSILLVIAEHYLANYGDCKITINGQKELIVKGGSSLLASLGREKIFLPSACGGRGTCAYCKCKVLEGVGPILPTEEPLLSLEERKNNIRLSCQVKVKRDMKIEIPEELFNIKEFKTRVAFIKDLTHDIKLIRFDLIEPNEINFRAGQYVQLETQPYDGVKEVVQRAYSMCSPAYEKHYVELMIRLVPEGICTTWVFKHLKEGDIVRLIGPMGDFHLHEGDGEIVMVAGGSGMAPMVSLLADMAKNKETRKITYFFGALAKKDMFYVEEMKEFERQLPNFKFIPALSAPEPGDDWDGEIGLITVPLEKHLKQIDTSKAQGYLCGSPGMINACTAVMKKYGITSDRIFFDPFG
- a CDS encoding nucleotidyltransferase domain-containing protein; this translates as MISKKQIDSLVNIIIKKFNPQKIFLFGSYAYGNPAMESDLDLCIITKLGGKRKIELIRDIRKEIRGYFQFPLDILVYDYIEFQQRSSLPNTLEYKISKQGILING
- a CDS encoding NADH:ubiquinone reductase (Na(+)-transporting) subunit E (Part of the NQR complex which consists of NqrA, NqrB, NqrC, NqrD, NqrE and NqrF; NQR complex catalyzes the reduction of ubiquinone-1 to ubiquinol by two successive reactions, coupled with the transport of Na(+) ions from the cytoplasm to the periplasm; NqrE is probably involved in the second step, the conversion of ubisemiquinone to ubiquinol.), with protein sequence MEGLSPWVIFFASIFTGNILLVYFLGMCSFLSVSKQVNTALGLGLAVTFVLTITSALNYVVFFYVLEPLGIEYLRYIAFIIVIAAAVQLLEMIIERISEPLYINLGIFLPLITVNCAILGVSLFMVIRKYTFIQSVLFGAGSGLGWLLAILALAGIRQRLNESKIPAGLRGPGIVLIISGIMAMAFIGFSGIVQIQ
- a CDS encoding HEPN domain-containing protein, with product MDKFQIVQEWFDIADTDLASAKYLQSMHPIPIEIICYHCQQSAEKYLKGFLAWNEHEVIKTHDLVLLNQLCLSYDEGFKSIEEECLRLTDYAVNVRYPYPMDLNETDMKLAIKDAEKIKEFVLNKVRSASPN